From Candidatus Eremiobacterota bacterium, the proteins below share one genomic window:
- a CDS encoding ankyrin repeat domain-containing protein, with translation MRVVVMVHDEERGGKMNKPFTVIIVLCCLFLIGCASENERARIALENKNIPYTDEDFIEQVGAGNLEAVKLFIKAGKDVNTKDKYGRAPLHLAGDIEVAKFLLSKGADVNTKDNTRWTSLNYACCKDQKELVKLLLSKGADINTRDNDGITPLQMASTVGYKEIIGLLKAHGARERPY, from the coding sequence ATGAGAGTCGTTGTGATGGTGCACGATGAGGAAAGAGGAGGGAAAATGAATAAGCCATTCACTGTGATAATCGTCTTATGCTGCTTGTTTCTTATTGGGTGTGCAAGTGAAAACGAACGCGCTCGCATTGCATTAGAGAACAAAAATATTCCTTATACTGATGAGGATTTTATCGAGCAGGTTGGAGCAGGAAACCTGGAAGCAGTGAAACTCTTTATAAAGGCAGGAAAGGATGTCAATACTAAGGATAAATATGGCCGTGCCCCTCTACACCTGGCAGGCGACATAGAAGTAGCCAAGTTTCTCCTTTCCAAGGGTGCTGATGTGAATACAAAGGACAATACCCGCTGGACCTCTCTAAACTATGCATGCTGCAAAGACCAAAAAGAACTGGTAAAACTGCTTCTTTCCAAGGGCGCTGATATCAATACCAGAGATAACGATGGCATTACCCCTCTTCAAATGGCAAGCACTGTAGGTTATAAAGAAATAATAGGCCTCCTCAAAGCCCACGGCGCGAGGGAACGGCCTTATTGA
- a CDS encoding WD40 repeat domain-containing protein, whose translation MARGIIPFFLFLALLTAGLEARNQQGDSTYNIESIAFSPSMKVLAAGGDGGVFLWDMGSGKLLHRFEPGTVALTPDGKTAASGTYGEVSLHELPSGKMAGKLKGPGANLHALAYSPDGSLLAGGFGDGTVWLWDTRSRTRYAVHTIKGTPVEHVAFSPDGTLLAGCGFNNCPRVWDLAGGRALELSSPGEPKPMLAGIKAMAFSPDSRTIACCYAKTSETPNTIVIWDARKGGLLEKFSSGDRSERESIDSIAWSPDGRFLATGFDGGSLYLWDAKNHSVQSIQNLRANHMLPVAFSKDGRVLAAGAKNMAVLIDPESGQVLQTLSPEPNYVYTLAFSPDGTCLVAGSVDGALRMWDMESGELKKILLRHTGWISCFTWLSGSPVMASGSPDGTLRLWEFPSGKHLRALVRKREAGDGSFSQWLDSLAALPDGTAIAAAYYDGSLLFWDRKTGREKSRAKADKLHTLAALPAIRAFALGGSSLSFLDEEGMKPELPWAPQPDPVYVMAASPGGNLLAAASLCGAVRIWDALSGALRCTIGKGDWCLNCLDFSPGGKSLAGAGDDNLIHLWDTETSKETALFRGHSDAVRSACFSPDGKSLASGGDDGTVRLWDISTKSQVRSFPMTMLKPSQ comes from the coding sequence ATGGCAAGAGGCATCATCCCCTTTTTTCTTTTTCTCGCGCTTCTCACCGCAGGGCTCGAGGCGCGCAATCAGCAGGGCGACAGCACTTATAATATAGAGAGCATTGCATTCTCCCCTTCCATGAAAGTGCTCGCCGCAGGGGGTGACGGGGGAGTTTTTCTGTGGGACATGGGCTCGGGGAAGCTCCTGCATCGCTTTGAGCCGGGTACTGTGGCACTGACGCCTGACGGGAAAACCGCCGCCTCAGGGACCTATGGGGAAGTGTCTCTCCATGAGCTGCCATCTGGCAAAATGGCGGGGAAGCTCAAGGGACCAGGGGCAAATCTCCATGCCCTCGCCTATTCACCCGATGGATCCCTTCTTGCGGGAGGCTTCGGCGACGGCACCGTGTGGCTCTGGGATACAAGGAGCAGAACAAGATATGCCGTCCATACCATCAAAGGCACCCCGGTGGAGCATGTTGCCTTCTCCCCTGACGGGACGCTTCTTGCAGGGTGCGGCTTCAATAATTGTCCGCGCGTCTGGGATCTTGCCGGGGGAAGAGCACTGGAGCTCTCATCTCCGGGTGAGCCGAAACCCATGCTCGCCGGTATAAAAGCCATGGCTTTTTCACCTGACAGCAGAACCATTGCCTGCTGTTACGCAAAGACATCAGAAACCCCCAATACCATAGTAATATGGGATGCAAGAAAGGGGGGGCTTCTTGAAAAATTCAGCTCCGGCGACAGGAGCGAGAGGGAGTCAATCGATTCAATTGCCTGGTCCCCTGACGGTCGCTTCCTTGCCACCGGGTTCGATGGGGGGAGCCTGTATCTATGGGATGCAAAGAACCACTCGGTCCAGAGCATACAGAACCTCAGGGCGAACCATATGCTTCCCGTAGCTTTCTCAAAGGATGGAAGGGTGCTGGCCGCCGGAGCAAAAAATATGGCCGTGCTCATAGATCCGGAGAGCGGCCAGGTGCTCCAGACCCTCTCACCGGAGCCCAACTATGTTTATACCCTCGCTTTCTCTCCTGACGGTACGTGCCTCGTGGCAGGCTCTGTCGATGGAGCCCTCAGGATGTGGGACATGGAATCAGGCGAGCTGAAGAAGATCCTGCTGAGGCACACCGGCTGGATAAGCTGTTTTACCTGGCTTTCCGGGAGCCCCGTGATGGCCAGCGGAAGCCCTGACGGAACGCTGAGGCTCTGGGAATTTCCCTCGGGCAAGCACCTGCGCGCCCTTGTGAGAAAAAGAGAGGCCGGAGACGGCTCATTCTCCCAGTGGCTGGACTCCCTGGCTGCGCTCCCCGACGGCACTGCCATCGCGGCCGCCTATTACGACGGCTCGCTCCTCTTCTGGGACCGTAAAACAGGCAGGGAGAAAAGCCGGGCCAAGGCTGATAAACTCCACACCCTGGCCGCGCTCCCTGCCATCAGAGCATTTGCCCTTGGAGGCTCCTCGCTCTCCTTTCTGGATGAGGAAGGGATGAAGCCTGAGCTGCCGTGGGCACCGCAGCCGGATCCGGTCTATGTCATGGCTGCATCTCCCGGGGGAAACCTTCTTGCCGCCGCTTCATTATGCGGAGCCGTCAGGATATGGGATGCCCTGTCAGGAGCTCTGCGCTGCACCATTGGCAAGGGAGACTGGTGTCTCAACTGCCTGGACTTTTCCCCCGGGGGGAAGAGCCTGGCCGGGGCAGGAGACGACAACCTCATCCATTTGTGGGATACGGAAACCAGCAAGGAAACGGCTTTATTCAGAGGGCACAGCGATGCGGTGCGGTCAGCCTGTTTCTCCCCTGACGGGAAATCACTTGCAAGCGGCGGTGATGACGGCACAGTGCGCCTCTGGGATATCAGCACAAAAAGCCAGGTGCGCTCCTTCCCCATGACCATGCTGAAGCCTTCCCAATAA
- a CDS encoding ankyrin repeat domain-containing protein: protein MNDEKRETVIGEKERAQEELKRENIPFTGQAFLSQIREGNLEAVELFLKAGRDVNATCSESMGTYTPLHGASENGQREIAEFLISQGATVDARGNYGITPLHAACHKGQREIAELLISQGAGVNVRSDDGITALHWAYSGEIADLLIRNGAEVCAKDSKLATPLHWAGTGEIADLLISRGAELNARTEDGWTPLHYAGINGQKEVTDLLISRGAEVNGEDNHGFAPLHLASCKGNYEIVEALLARGARVNGKNKDGITPLHGASSCGHKEIAALLISRGAGVNEKSGDGRTPLHEASSYGWKEVAEILIQRGADVKARAGDGRSPLDMASSYGHKEVAELIVSSGADIDGRGKFGVTALHRASARGCREAADFLISRGADVNAKAEDGRTPLHMASGFGHKEVVELLISRGADAAAPDKSGRTPRHMAEINGYKGIVKLLSSHGAED from the coding sequence TTGAATGATGAAAAGAGAGAGACCGTGATCGGTGAAAAAGAACGGGCACAGGAAGAACTGAAAAGGGAAAATATCCCTTTTACCGGCCAGGCTTTCCTGAGTCAGATACGGGAGGGGAATCTGGAGGCAGTAGAGCTCTTCCTCAAAGCAGGTAGAGACGTGAATGCCACTTGCAGTGAGTCAATGGGGACTTACACTCCCCTGCACGGGGCAAGCGAAAATGGTCAGAGAGAAATAGCCGAATTCCTCATCTCACAAGGAGCAACAGTCGATGCGAGGGGAAACTATGGCATCACTCCTCTGCACGCTGCCTGCCATAAAGGTCAGAGAGAAATAGCCGAGCTCCTCATCTCACAAGGAGCCGGCGTCAATGTAAGGAGCGATGATGGCATAACGGCCCTTCACTGGGCATACAGCGGAGAAATCGCGGATCTGCTCATCCGCAATGGCGCCGAGGTCTGCGCAAAAGACAGTAAGCTTGCGACCCCTCTTCATTGGGCAGGCACCGGGGAAATTGCAGATCTGCTCATCTCCCGTGGAGCGGAGCTTAATGCCAGGACGGAAGATGGCTGGACGCCGCTTCACTACGCGGGTATTAATGGCCAGAAAGAAGTGACGGATCTGCTCATCTCCCGCGGAGCGGAGGTCAATGGGGAGGATAACCATGGCTTTGCACCTCTTCACCTGGCCAGCTGCAAAGGGAACTATGAAATAGTGGAAGCTCTCCTTGCCCGGGGTGCCCGTGTCAATGGAAAGAATAAAGATGGCATTACTCCTCTCCACGGAGCAAGCAGCTGCGGGCACAAAGAAATAGCAGCACTCCTCATATCCAGGGGTGCCGGGGTCAACGAAAAATCCGGCGATGGCAGGACACCGCTTCATGAGGCAAGCAGCTATGGCTGGAAAGAAGTGGCGGAGATACTCATCCAGAGGGGTGCCGATGTCAAGGCAAGGGCCGGCGATGGCAGGTCACCGCTGGACATGGCAAGCAGCTATGGGCATAAAGAAGTAGCGGAGCTCATTGTCTCGAGTGGCGCCGATATTGACGGAAGGGGAAAATTTGGTGTCACTGCCCTTCACAGGGCCAGTGCCAGAGGCTGCAGGGAAGCGGCGGACTTTCTTATCTCCAGAGGTGCCGATGTCAATGCAAAAGCCGAGGATGGCAGGACGCCGCTGCACATGGCAAGCGGATTCGGCCATAAAGAAGTGGTGGAGCTCCTTATCTCACGGGGTGCCGATGCCGCGGCACCCGACAAATCAGGGAGGACACCGCGGCACATGGCGGAGATTAACGGTTACAAAGGGATAGTCAAGCTTCTCTCGTCGCACGGCGCAGAGGATTGA
- a CDS encoding DUF4878 domain-containing protein yields the protein MNHMKPLAHAVLFGALIAVAIALLAGCAQGSTPKAAMEHFVTALQKGDYHKAWGDLSKKSQQEFEGPVEKAGASGFKSHVEDALKSEAFKAQLKATKIVKEEVKNGKATVTLEFPLESKEPYQQEMILVKEKGAWKVSL from the coding sequence ATGAATCATATGAAACCCCTGGCTCACGCAGTGCTCTTTGGGGCACTTATTGCGGTGGCCATAGCCCTGCTTGCCGGGTGCGCACAAGGCTCCACGCCCAAAGCGGCGATGGAGCACTTTGTCACGGCCCTCCAGAAGGGAGACTACCACAAAGCCTGGGGGGATCTTTCAAAAAAATCGCAGCAAGAGTTTGAAGGCCCCGTAGAAAAAGCAGGCGCGTCGGGCTTTAAAAGCCACGTCGAGGACGCCCTCAAGAGCGAAGCCTTCAAGGCACAGCTCAAGGCCACGAAGATAGTGAAGGAAGAGGTCAAGAACGGCAAAGCCACCGTCACGCTGGAGTTCCCTCTCGAGTCAAAAGAGCCCTATCAGCAGGAGATGATCCTGGTGAAGGAAAAAGGAGCCTGGAAAGTGAGCCTCTGA
- a CDS encoding serine hydrolase domain-containing protein, protein MKRARTCIGSLIIIIAGIVLFSLLPGTTASGLPMDIFTAQASREFPVQELQALLNKSVYDTDVPGILMAIQTKSTIWISASGISDLETGKPMSPYMKVRIGGITRVFMAALILKLSEERLLSLDDTVEKWLPGMVPGGGKITLMMLLSQTSGLYNYANSLELWQKVYENPGSQWAPEDLMEIIAKAPPISLPGVSWYPSSTDYFILGLIAEKATKKPLEEELRSRFFGPLGMSGTSLPRSGALTPPFVHGYTWNPLQNKMEDTSAWDFSWKWPSGSGVTTAIDMLTWTNAFVEGRVVSLDSMKKMMTILPPSRDYGLGLYVKEKGGWGEKELSQSGGNPGMGCQWTYLPDSGRIVFVAINRLDMDFDKPSGGIAFINALIPGVRDILNEHR, encoded by the coding sequence ATGAAACGAGCAAGGACCTGTATCGGCAGCCTCATTATCATTATTGCAGGGATTGTCCTCTTCTCTCTCCTGCCGGGGACCACTGCATCAGGTCTCCCTATGGACATCTTCACCGCCCAGGCCAGCAGGGAATTTCCCGTCCAGGAACTTCAGGCCCTCCTCAACAAATCGGTATACGACACCGATGTTCCCGGCATCCTCATGGCGATTCAGACAAAGAGCACCATCTGGATAAGCGCCTCTGGCATTTCAGACCTGGAAACGGGCAAGCCCATGAGCCCCTATATGAAAGTGCGCATCGGGGGGATCACCAGGGTCTTCATGGCAGCCCTCATCCTGAAGCTCTCAGAGGAACGCCTCCTCTCACTCGACGACACCGTCGAGAAATGGCTTCCCGGCATGGTGCCGGGAGGCGGGAAAATCACCCTCATGATGCTCCTCTCACAGACAAGCGGCCTTTACAACTACGCCAATTCCCTGGAATTATGGCAAAAAGTGTACGAGAACCCCGGCTCGCAATGGGCACCTGAGGATCTTATGGAGATTATCGCGAAAGCCCCCCCCATTTCCCTCCCGGGAGTCTCCTGGTATCCCTCGAGCACCGATTATTTCATCCTGGGGCTCATTGCCGAGAAGGCGACCAAAAAGCCCCTTGAAGAAGAGCTCCGCAGCAGATTCTTTGGGCCCCTCGGCATGTCAGGCACCTCGCTCCCCAGATCGGGAGCCCTCACGCCCCCCTTTGTCCATGGATATACCTGGAACCCTCTTCAGAACAAGATGGAAGACACCTCGGCATGGGACTTTTCTTGGAAATGGCCATCAGGCTCAGGTGTGACGACGGCTATCGACATGCTCACCTGGACCAATGCGTTTGTCGAAGGGAGAGTGGTGAGCCTGGATTCCATGAAAAAAATGATGACCATTCTCCCTCCCTCCCGGGATTACGGACTGGGCCTCTATGTCAAAGAAAAGGGCGGCTGGGGTGAAAAGGAGTTATCGCAGAGCGGCGGAAATCCCGGCATGGGCTGCCAGTGGACCTACCTTCCCGATTCGGGCCGCATCGTGTTCGTAGCCATCAACAGGCTGGACATGGACTTCGACAAGCCCTCGGGAGGAATTGCTTTTATCAACGCCCTTATCCCAGGAGTGCGCGACATCCTCAACGAGCACAGATAG
- a CDS encoding helix-turn-helix domain-containing protein — MSGDILDFEEAVLFLKTSKPTLYRWVGEGRIRAFKAGREWRFYRADLLSFIESGDQEREGRIKWLRQARDFYEARLREKDIEP, encoded by the coding sequence GTGAGTGGCGATATTCTGGATTTTGAAGAGGCCGTCCTTTTCCTGAAGACTTCAAAGCCCACCCTTTACCGATGGGTCGGCGAGGGAAGGATCAGGGCCTTCAAGGCAGGGAGGGAGTGGAGGTTTTACCGGGCAGACCTGCTGAGTTTCATTGAATCGGGAGACCAGGAAAGGGAAGGGAGGATAAAATGGCTCCGCCAGGCGCGGGATTTCTATGAGGCAAGGCTCAGGGAAAAGGATATTGAGCCTTGA
- a CDS encoding GAF domain-containing protein has protein sequence MNTNTYQNPDPGKTLKEFFRREAIHQIQEFLLASFGLSSAFTDDEANEPLAHSSLSPSFFIPFIEKLCASMPRPLSPHIRILDDLPGGLKVFVIPLVECEGGKILFLAGPYREKTGGRKKAESRGKQYHMSSEDIEAISAACPVIESETVAMLRGLCESYTAIITKWHEEYENSKNHQHQVSSLYRIFRSLYNDLPLRDILYDVLRFTAHLYEAQKASMFSLDEETGNLESLASYSAVHGSAGDTVIPHNEGVADMVVKTGKSEIYHHFGHSSMWVPLIAQGKTLGVFTVSDPKNDRKFSEQELDLLEAIAAGCAMAINYTGLYESLRRKLQEQAMLVFITNAISSSLDLDTVLQEVLDKAIRMLDARKGSLMLIEEETQEMRIVNAVGLSPDIVMKTRIIIGEGISGKVARDGMPILIKKGVKLADSHSTLDSKELKSAISVPVEIKGKIIGVLNISDQIRDENFINDHVGLLQMLANQAAIAIENSRLHMELKDLFIGSVKALINAIEARDPYTKGHSIRVTHYSMKIAQALKMRPEEVENLHYASLLHDIGKINVKDEILLKPGKLTYEERAAIQEHPKHGALIMRPVKAFQKILPFLYHHHETYSGTGYPQHISGKTIPVESRIITVADSFDAMTSDRPYRKALKTEEAISELQRNAGTQFDPEIVRIFIHLIETDASCNPENVTESLLI, from the coding sequence ATGAATACAAACACTTATCAGAATCCCGACCCAGGAAAAACACTCAAAGAATTTTTTCGGCGCGAGGCCATCCATCAAATCCAGGAATTTCTTCTCGCCTCTTTCGGGCTCTCATCGGCCTTCACTGATGACGAAGCCAATGAGCCCCTGGCACACTCTTCCCTTTCCCCTTCCTTTTTTATCCCTTTCATAGAAAAGCTCTGCGCCTCCATGCCCCGCCCCCTCTCTCCCCACATAAGGATCCTTGATGATCTTCCCGGGGGGCTCAAGGTTTTTGTCATCCCCCTTGTGGAGTGTGAAGGCGGCAAGATACTTTTTCTTGCAGGACCTTACCGGGAAAAGACCGGCGGGAGGAAAAAAGCGGAGAGCCGGGGGAAGCAGTACCACATGAGCAGTGAAGATATTGAAGCAATCAGCGCCGCGTGCCCTGTCATTGAGAGCGAAACAGTGGCCATGCTCAGGGGGCTCTGCGAAAGCTATACCGCGATTATCACGAAGTGGCACGAAGAGTATGAGAATTCAAAAAACCACCAGCACCAGGTCTCATCTCTCTACAGGATCTTCAGGTCACTCTACAATGACCTCCCGCTCAGGGACATACTGTATGACGTGCTGCGCTTCACGGCTCACCTTTACGAGGCGCAAAAGGCCTCCATGTTCTCCCTTGACGAGGAAACGGGAAACCTGGAAAGCCTGGCATCTTACAGCGCCGTTCACGGTTCCGCGGGGGACACCGTTATCCCTCACAACGAAGGCGTGGCGGACATGGTGGTGAAAACGGGGAAATCCGAGATTTACCACCACTTCGGCCACTCCTCCATGTGGGTGCCTCTCATTGCCCAGGGGAAGACCCTGGGAGTCTTCACGGTGAGCGATCCAAAAAACGACAGGAAGTTCAGCGAGCAGGAACTGGACCTCCTTGAGGCTATCGCCGCCGGATGTGCCATGGCCATCAATTACACGGGCCTTTACGAGAGTCTCAGGAGAAAGCTTCAGGAGCAGGCCATGCTGGTCTTTATCACCAACGCCATCAGCTCCTCCCTTGATCTGGACACGGTGCTCCAGGAAGTCCTCGACAAAGCCATCAGGATGCTCGATGCCCGTAAGGGCTCCCTCATGCTCATCGAGGAGGAGACCCAGGAAATGCGCATAGTAAACGCCGTGGGGCTCTCCCCGGACATCGTGATGAAAACACGCATTATCATCGGGGAGGGCATCTCGGGCAAAGTGGCGCGGGATGGCATGCCCATCCTGATAAAGAAGGGGGTGAAGCTCGCCGACTCCCACAGCACGCTGGACTCCAAGGAGCTCAAGTCCGCAATATCGGTCCCCGTAGAGATCAAGGGGAAAATCATCGGCGTGCTGAACATAAGCGATCAAATCCGAGACGAGAATTTTATCAATGACCATGTGGGGCTCCTCCAGATGCTCGCCAACCAGGCCGCCATCGCCATAGAGAATTCCCGGCTCCACATGGAGCTCAAGGATCTCTTCATCGGATCGGTAAAAGCCCTGATTAACGCCATCGAAGCAAGGGATCCCTATACAAAAGGCCATTCCATAAGGGTAACCCACTACTCCATGAAGATTGCCCAGGCACTCAAAATGAGGCCTGAAGAGGTGGAAAATCTTCACTACGCCTCCCTTCTCCATGACATAGGAAAAATCAACGTGAAGGACGAGATCCTGCTGAAACCGGGAAAGCTTACCTATGAGGAGCGCGCCGCCATCCAGGAGCACCCGAAGCACGGAGCCCTCATCATGAGGCCCGTGAAAGCCTTCCAGAAGATCCTGCCCTTCCTCTATCACCACCATGAGACTTACTCCGGCACAGGATACCCCCAGCATATCAGCGGGAAGACCATCCCCGTCGAGTCAAGGATAATCACTGTCGCCGACTCATTTGACGCCATGACGAGCGACCGCCCCTACCGCAAGGCACTGAAAACCGAGGAGGCCATCAGTGAGCTCCAGAGGAACGCGGGTACGCAGTTTGATCCCGAGATTGTGAGAATCTTCATACATCTCATAGAAACTGATGCCTCATGCAACCCCGAAAACGTTACAGAAAGCCTCCTGATATAG
- a CDS encoding glycosyltransferase: protein MIENSASVVLCTYNRAHLLKNSLVTYKKQTTRDFELIILDDGSEDDTESLVRSFSGDLAIRYERLSDKKPGEWRDAGAIINRGIIMSQGEFVYITHPEVMVCFDCIENANSALRENENAYFNARVYYMTPHLQKRLETIDWQSDFYQVRTMENFYRDSPDGEEYLGMTGNQYYTPKIVETIECWESWVFGGMTRRAWKKFGGLNESPHWGTVDYDFQQRRRMNRWKTVSPRDIYVIHQNHDTKVGKFEPTKRNRDSMLADALDKYGKKRNFLKDMEL from the coding sequence GTGATTGAGAATTCTGCAAGCGTGGTCTTATGCACCTACAACAGGGCCCATCTGCTGAAAAACTCCCTCGTCACCTACAAAAAACAGACCACAAGGGATTTTGAGCTTATCATACTGGACGACGGCTCCGAGGATGATACCGAGAGCCTGGTGCGCTCTTTCTCAGGTGATCTCGCCATCCGCTATGAGCGGCTGAGTGACAAGAAGCCCGGTGAGTGGAGAGATGCCGGGGCCATTATCAACCGGGGCATCATCATGTCACAAGGAGAATTTGTGTATATCACCCACCCGGAGGTCATGGTATGCTTCGACTGCATTGAAAACGCCAACAGCGCGCTCCGGGAGAATGAGAATGCATATTTTAATGCCCGCGTCTACTATATGACCCCGCACTTGCAGAAGAGACTGGAAACCATTGACTGGCAGTCCGATTTCTACCAGGTAAGAACCATGGAAAATTTTTACAGAGACTCCCCTGACGGGGAAGAATACCTGGGGATGACCGGGAATCAATATTACACGCCAAAAATCGTTGAAACCATAGAATGCTGGGAATCCTGGGTATTTGGAGGCATGACGAGGAGGGCATGGAAAAAGTTCGGGGGACTGAACGAATCTCCCCACTGGGGCACGGTGGATTATGATTTCCAGCAGCGCCGGCGGATGAACAGATGGAAGACCGTCTCACCCAGGGATATCTATGTAATCCATCAGAACCACGACACAAAGGTGGGAAAATTCGAGCCCACGAAGCGGAATCGCGATTCCATGCTGGCTGATGCCCTTGACAAGTATGGGAAAAAGAGAAATTTCCTGAAAGATATGGAGCTATAG
- a CDS encoding peroxiredoxin family protein produces the protein MEAPDFTLKDTGGREISLSHYKGSTPVALVFNRGFIUPFCRRHMTQLRHEYEKFRALGAEVIAIGPEDPGEFRRYWDREAMPFPGLSDADHKVADLYGQEVRLLALGRLPALFVIDKEGVVRFAHRGRSMADIPSTGKVLEILGALTKPS, from the coding sequence ATGGAGGCTCCGGATTTCACTCTCAAGGATACCGGTGGCAGGGAGATCTCCCTCTCTCACTATAAGGGCTCAACACCTGTGGCCCTCGTGTTTAACAGGGGGTTCATATGACCTTTCTGCCGCCGCCATATGACGCAGTTGCGCCATGAGTATGAAAAGTTCAGGGCCCTTGGCGCCGAGGTGATAGCCATCGGTCCCGAGGACCCCGGGGAGTTCAGGAGGTACTGGGATCGCGAGGCGATGCCTTTCCCCGGTCTTTCCGACGCCGATCACAAGGTGGCCGATCTTTACGGGCAGGAGGTGCGCCTGCTGGCCCTGGGACGCCTCCCCGCGCTCTTCGTCATTGATAAGGAAGGAGTGGTCCGCTTTGCCCACAGGGGGCGCTCCATGGCCGACATCCCCTCCACCGGGAAGGTGCTGGAAATTCTTGGCGCTCTGACGAAGCCTTCATGA
- a CDS encoding GspE/PulE family protein yields the protein MNSLAQFTTKDEEELVAHELSLRIAVDAIAERTSDIHIDPGQKEGVIKYRIDGLLQEISRHPLPVISVLLGVIKKAAALKADEIRTPQEGIVTFTTDKIDKKTVAYTLRIATFPTCFGERMVLRILDPGKVSFLKGDMGTLGFSEKEEKAIKSILDKPFGLILYTGPTGCGKTTTAYASLGYLHERTKGRCSIISLENPIEYHLEGLVQTTVDSEFTHAKALKALMSQDPDVIFCGEIQNAETARLLMTLSLTGHLMLSQLHSSDVAGALKRLVDIGIEPYLLGMTIEGVIAQRLMRKICPHCREEVKSSAEIAGSIPGKGDSPAVLYRGKGCARCHHSGYLGRTAVYEILPRHEKLPELLTRNLSLAELREELRPLFLATLRESALWKAKEGITTVEEALRCSMV from the coding sequence GTGAACAGCCTTGCACAGTTCACTACGAAAGACGAAGAGGAGCTCGTCGCCCATGAGCTGTCCCTCAGAATCGCCGTTGACGCCATCGCGGAGCGGACCTCTGACATCCACATAGATCCGGGCCAGAAGGAGGGCGTGATTAAATACAGAATCGACGGCCTCCTCCAGGAAATCTCCCGGCACCCCCTCCCTGTCATCTCAGTGCTCCTTGGGGTAATAAAAAAAGCTGCCGCTCTCAAGGCCGATGAAATCAGAACCCCCCAGGAGGGAATCGTCACCTTCACGACCGATAAGATCGACAAAAAGACAGTCGCGTATACACTGCGCATCGCCACATTCCCCACATGCTTCGGCGAGCGGATGGTGCTCAGGATCCTGGACCCGGGCAAGGTGAGCTTCCTCAAGGGTGACATGGGAACGCTGGGGTTCTCTGAAAAAGAGGAAAAAGCGATCAAATCGATTCTGGACAAGCCTTTCGGCCTCATCCTCTACACAGGGCCCACGGGATGCGGCAAGACCACCACGGCCTACGCATCACTGGGCTATCTCCATGAGAGAACAAAAGGCCGCTGCAGCATAATTTCCCTGGAAAACCCCATTGAATACCACCTGGAAGGTCTCGTTCAGACTACCGTGGACTCGGAATTCACCCATGCCAAGGCCCTCAAGGCCCTCATGTCACAGGACCCCGATGTCATCTTCTGCGGTGAGATCCAGAATGCCGAGACAGCCCGGCTCCTGATGACGCTCTCCCTCACCGGGCATCTCATGCTCTCTCAGCTCCACTCGAGCGACGTGGCGGGGGCGCTGAAAAGGCTTGTTGATATAGGCATAGAGCCCTACCTGCTGGGCATGACCATTGAAGGGGTCATAGCCCAGCGCCTCATGAGAAAGATCTGCCCTCACTGCAGGGAGGAAGTGAAAAGCTCTGCCGAAATCGCGGGGAGCATCCCGGGAAAGGGGGATTCCCCGGCCGTGCTTTACCGCGGCAAAGGATGTGCCCGCTGCCATCATTCAGGCTACCTGGGAAGAACAGCGGTATATGAAATCCTGCCCCGCCACGAAAAGCTCCCCGAGCTTCTGACGAGGAACCTGTCACTTGCCGAGCTGAGGGAGGAGCTCAGGCCCCTCTTCCTCGCGACGCTCCGGGAGAGCGCCCTCTGGAAGGCCAAGGAAGGGATAACTACCGTTGAAGAGGCCCTCCGCTGCTCGATGGTGTAG